In Clostridium sporogenes, one genomic interval encodes:
- a CDS encoding GNAT family N-acetyltransferase has translation MIQNNKIYDRSKVIIEVVKEHELKECCFRLFQSDFGKTYYPTYKTVLEILKKAYRKNNIFVAKLDNAMLGFIWFSMDGVFNKFPYLNMLFVFPEFRKSGIGRCLLSFFENMVCKENKIPKVKIFLLVKSSNDIALKLYSNSGYRELYTFEGLFRKKIDEILMIKEIINNK, from the coding sequence ATGATTCAGAATAATAAAATATATGATAGATCAAAAGTTATAATTGAAGTAGTAAAGGAACATGAGTTAAAAGAGTGCTGTTTTAGACTCTTTCAATCTGATTTTGGGAAAACGTATTATCCTACATATAAAACAGTATTAGAAATACTGAAAAAAGCATACAGAAAAAATAATATCTTTGTTGCAAAATTGGACAATGCTATGCTTGGATTCATCTGGTTTTCTATGGATGGAGTGTTTAATAAATTTCCTTATTTAAATATGTTGTTTGTATTTCCTGAATTTCGGAAAAGTGGTATTGGAAGATGTTTGTTAAGTTTTTTTGAAAACATGGTATGTAAGGAAAATAAAATACCCAAAGTAAAAATTTTTCTTTTAGTAAAAAGTAGCAATGATATAGCTTTAAAATTATATTCAAATTCTGGGTATAGAGAACTATATACATTTGAAGGCTTATTTAGAAAGAAAATAGATGAAATTTTAATGATTAAAGAAATTATAAATAATAAGTAA
- a CDS encoding non-ribosomal peptide synthetase produces MDRKYFEKQQREDSILVGQDILSFRYNNSRTDTTIISCLRKIVNLSKEKVAIIDNETKITYGYFMKRVNALSNFLLNQKEFERTSPIILILNGNYLRYVCVYGVLASGGYYLPIEPEVNNINRIISLVERSKSKVVITNREYVNILKEKISESVNLIIIEDLDFSSLDNKENVIDIKADDPAYMIYTSGSTGVPKGVVIPHRAVVNLVNALYVNFRLTKKDRGVAFTSFSFDSCGCDIYPYLLNEVPLVCIEKRKQYVYDIEKLNKFCIDNMISIMFLPTVLAEKFITVDNNVLRVLYFGGEKFCKNKVTNYELFNSYGLTETGILNTVYKIKGDEREIPLGDPIINSGILILDDQDKIIPKGNLGEIAIFGSGIAIEYDNNTELTNKKFIKLKEMGNLRCCKTGDLGYINENDNLYFKGRKDKQVKISGYRIELDEIRFYLQKYDCIELGIPMVIKKGKLSLLVNFYVAKEVLDEELINKFLSRYLPFYMVPLCHINIKDVPYTTNGKIDYKRLQKIFQNKKEKVYLKSNLLYSKLELKKFLIDTYANILKMDKNEIMEDVSFFEMGGDSLKAMKLQWYIQDELGVEVDISKIYEEFSIKKLLNLILI; encoded by the coding sequence ATGGACCGTAAATATTTTGAAAAACAACAAAGAGAAGATTCTATATTGGTTGGACAGGATATTTTAAGTTTTAGATATAATAATAGCAGAACAGATACTACAATAATTTCTTGCTTAAGAAAAATTGTTAACTTAAGCAAAGAAAAAGTAGCTATTATAGATAATGAAACAAAGATAACTTATGGATATTTCATGAAGCGAGTTAATGCTCTATCAAATTTTTTGCTGAATCAAAAGGAGTTTGAAAGAACATCACCAATTATCTTAATTTTAAATGGGAATTATTTAAGATATGTTTGCGTATATGGTGTTTTAGCTTCAGGTGGATATTATTTGCCTATAGAACCAGAAGTAAACAATATTAATAGAATAATTTCTTTAGTAGAACGTTCTAAAAGTAAAGTTGTAATTACAAATAGAGAGTATGTAAATATATTAAAAGAAAAAATATCAGAAAGTGTAAATCTTATAATTATAGAAGATTTAGATTTTAGTAGCCTAGATAACAAAGAAAACGTTATTGATATAAAAGCTGATGATCCAGCATATATGATATATACATCTGGATCTACGGGAGTGCCTAAAGGTGTTGTTATACCTCATAGAGCTGTTGTGAATTTAGTTAATGCATTGTACGTTAATTTTAGATTAACAAAAAAGGATAGGGGTGTAGCATTTACATCATTTTCTTTTGATTCATGTGGTTGTGATATATATCCATATTTATTGAATGAAGTACCTTTAGTATGCATTGAGAAGAGAAAACAATATGTTTACGATATTGAAAAATTAAATAAATTTTGTATTGATAATATGATATCAATAATGTTTTTACCTACGGTTTTAGCTGAAAAATTTATTACAGTTGATAATAATGTGTTAAGAGTTCTTTATTTTGGAGGGGAAAAATTTTGCAAGAATAAAGTTACTAATTACGAGTTATTTAATTCTTATGGATTGACAGAAACAGGAATACTTAATACAGTCTATAAGATTAAAGGAGATGAGCGAGAAATTCCTTTGGGAGATCCAATAATAAATTCAGGAATATTAATTTTAGATGATCAAGATAAAATTATACCTAAAGGGAATTTAGGAGAAATTGCAATTTTTGGTTCTGGTATAGCAATAGAATATGATAATAATACAGAGTTGACTAATAAAAAATTCATTAAGTTAAAAGAAATGGGTAATTTGAGATGTTGTAAAACTGGAGATTTGGGATATATAAATGAGAATGATAATCTATACTTTAAGGGTAGAAAAGATAAACAAGTAAAAATAAGTGGTTACAGGATAGAGTTAGATGAGATACGATTTTATTTGCAGAAATATGATTGCATAGAATTAGGTATTCCTATGGTAATAAAAAAAGGTAAATTATCTTTATTAGTTAATTTTTATGTTGCAAAAGAAGTACTTGATGAAGAGTTAATTAATAAATTTTTAAGTAGGTATTTACCTTTTTATATGGTGCCATTATGTCACATTAACATAAAAGATGTTCCATATACTACAAATGGGAAAATTGATTATAAGAGGTTGCAGAAAATTTTTCAGAATAAAAAAGAAAAAGTATATCTAAAAAGTAATTTATTATATAGCAAATTAGAACTAAAAAAGTTTCTAATTGATACTTATGCCAATATACTTAAAATGGATAAAAATGAAATAATGGAAGATGTTAGTTTTTTTGAAATGGGTGGAGATTCACTTAAAGCTATGAAATTACAATGGTATATACAAGATGAATTAGGTGTAGAAGTGGACATATCTAAAATTTATGAAGAATTCAGTATAAAAAAACTCCTAAATTTAATACTAATATGA
- a CDS encoding 4'-phosphopantetheinyl transferase family protein — translation MLEQVKNNFVFDANKIKYIKIDNFKSIDYKIYMNFIKNGFSLVLIINVDNFNDYDKVSYFLTEKEKAKRNKYLRIKDKKCFSIAHGLINYLYSNWNNCGIEYLSIGQGLYGKPFINNVDKINFNITHSMNVIGICITKHLVGIDIEYMDKEVDYKNIIKSLFNENDRGIVAKEDDIFFKYWVAKEAYIKLGGNSLNKLLKFLYVKRISNNVIEIFDTYNNVYKGIYIFEPEINYKGGLALQCIKTN, via the coding sequence ATGTTAGAACAAGTAAAAAATAATTTTGTTTTTGATGCAAATAAAATTAAATATATAAAGATAGATAATTTTAAATCAATAGATTACAAAATATATATGAATTTTATTAAGAATGGGTTTTCATTAGTGCTAATAATAAATGTGGATAATTTTAATGATTATGATAAAGTTTCTTATTTTTTAACAGAAAAGGAGAAAGCTAAAAGGAATAAATATTTAAGAATTAAAGATAAAAAGTGTTTTTCAATAGCTCATGGGCTGATTAACTATTTATATTCTAATTGGAATAATTGTGGAATAGAATATCTGTCTATAGGACAAGGACTTTACGGCAAACCGTTTATAAATAATGTTGATAAAATAAACTTTAATATTACCCATTCGATGAATGTTATAGGTATTTGCATTACAAAACATTTGGTGGGGATAGATATAGAGTATATGGATAAGGAAGTTGATTATAAGAATATAATTAAGAGTTTATTTAATGAAAATGATAGAGGAATAGTGGCTAAGGAGGATGATATTTTTTTTAAATACTGGGTAGCAAAAGAAGCGTATATTAAGCTGGGTGGTAATAGTCTTAATAAGTTGTTGAAATTCTTATATGTTAAAAGAATTTCAAATAATGTTATTGAAATTTTTGATACTTATAATAATGTGTATAAAGGAATCTATATTTTTGAGCCTGAGATTAATTATAAAGGAGGATTGGCTTTACAATGTATTAAAACTAATTAA
- a CDS encoding phosphopantetheine-binding protein: MNIKNQIKDILKKNIFELADVEINDELELISKGYLESFDIINIISILEMKFNINIPIEEIEIMDFNTVNNIYCLIERIKSLE, encoded by the coding sequence ATGAATATAAAAAATCAAATTAAAGATATTTTAAAAAAGAATATTTTTGAACTAGCAGATGTTGAAATAAATGATGAATTAGAGCTGATATCCAAGGGGTATCTGGAATCATTTGATATAATCAATATTATTTCAATATTAGAAATGAAATTTAATATAAATATACCCATAGAAGAAATTGAAATAATGGATTTTAATACTGTAAATAATATTTATTGCTTGATAGAAAGAATAAAAAGTTTGGAGTAA
- a CDS encoding aminoacyl--tRNA ligase-related protein, which produces MFKYSIKNLREEDKNFFKDMIPYLSQYIIKYEMKEGDIVIYCDVDNENQIRNCLDHLINMINKNILSEKTEEIKTIEDYTSYTTINHSNIYNKLVSRGDVRELAKGSFAYSGLFLDIYEYFERKIDEFACSKFKNIRKMVYPDLHSIEDYIKGRYFENFPHYMMFQTTLKNDMSVYEKFSKCKFDYKSILDEIKVPENVLRHAACVPVYSLLENKMLDAEEVQSFIVSGKCFRNEEDNIFELSRLNEFYMKEFVFVGDENAVNKMIEISRELIKFWVDIFKFNSKYETANDSFFASNYKKMKFFQTIGKSKQEFKVFIPGNKNYIAASSINYHRTHFSKAYNIIGEKGNYCYSACFAFGIERLAYALLSQKGLNIDKWDFETIKEIEKYSKIKE; this is translated from the coding sequence ATGTTTAAGTATTCCATAAAAAATTTAAGAGAAGAAGATAAGAATTTTTTTAAAGATATGATACCGTATTTATCACAGTACATTATAAAATATGAGATGAAAGAAGGGGATATAGTTATTTATTGTGATGTAGATAATGAAAATCAGATACGCAATTGTCTGGATCATCTAATAAATATGATTAATAAAAATATCTTGTCGGAAAAAACTGAAGAAATTAAAACTATAGAAGACTATACTAGCTATACAACTATTAACCATTCTAATATTTACAATAAGCTTGTAAGTAGAGGTGATGTGAGAGAATTAGCAAAAGGATCTTTTGCTTATAGTGGATTGTTTTTAGATATATATGAATATTTTGAAAGAAAAATTGATGAGTTTGCTTGTTCTAAATTCAAAAATATAAGAAAAATGGTGTATCCAGATTTGCATTCCATTGAAGATTATATAAAAGGTCGTTATTTTGAAAATTTTCCTCATTATATGATGTTTCAGACGACATTAAAGAATGATATGAGTGTTTATGAAAAGTTTTCTAAATGTAAATTTGATTATAAAAGTATTTTAGATGAAATAAAGGTTCCTGAAAATGTTCTTCGGCATGCGGCTTGTGTACCTGTATATTCCTTATTGGAAAATAAGATGTTAGATGCAGAAGAAGTGCAAAGTTTTATTGTATCAGGAAAATGTTTTAGAAACGAAGAAGATAATATATTTGAATTAAGTAGATTAAATGAATTTTATATGAAAGAATTTGTTTTTGTAGGTGATGAAAATGCAGTTAATAAAATGATAGAAATTTCTAGAGAATTGATTAAATTTTGGGTTGATATATTTAAATTTAATAGTAAATATGAAACTGCAAATGACTCATTTTTCGCTAGTAATTATAAAAAAATGAAATTCTTTCAAACTATAGGTAAATCAAAACAAGAATTTAAAGTCTTTATTCCTGGGAATAAAAATTATATTGCAGCAAGCTCAATTAATTATCATAGGACTCATTTTTCTAAGGCATATAATATTATAGGTGAAAAAGGTAATTATTGTTATAGTGCATGTTTTGCCTTTGGAATTGAGAGATTAGCTTATGCATTACTATCACAAAAAGGATTGAATATTGATAAATGGGATTTTGAAACTATTAAAGAGATAGAAAAATACAGTAAAATTAAGGAGTAA
- a CDS encoding phosphoadenosine phosphosulfate reductase family protein — protein MNYNIEVRRCKSCILPEVPGHVELDSNGICNICNGNKRTINKENNSKKECNLDYFKQKILFYDKKNSKYNCVVSVSGGKDSIMTLYVAKKILNLNVLAIFIDNGFALPEMYENLNNATDILKVDMMIFKTSDMIDIFKKCIESKKDIYYCRVCHTLLEYYIKSICVQNNINVILGGYTKGQQYIKSSELFWIYEKSDYNIVELFKNDKKFSELSAIFQSPIKYMAEKFGNIVQLSPFKYMTWNENEILNIITEELKFKIPKNSWPDKSSNCMFNYVSQLKTMKQFGYAQHETELSDLVREGELSRQRALEIIRTPIEEENLKKPLLKLGLCIDDILNY, from the coding sequence ATGAATTACAATATAGAGGTTAGACGTTGTAAAAGTTGTATTTTACCTGAAGTCCCAGGACATGTAGAGTTAGATAGTAATGGTATATGCAATATTTGCAATGGAAATAAACGTACAATAAACAAAGAAAATAATTCTAAAAAAGAGTGCAATCTAGATTATTTTAAACAAAAAATTTTATTTTATGATAAAAAAAATAGTAAGTATAATTGTGTAGTAAGTGTTTCGGGAGGAAAAGATAGCATTATGACATTATATGTTGCAAAAAAGATATTGAACCTTAATGTTTTAGCTATTTTTATAGATAATGGTTTTGCTTTACCAGAGATGTATGAAAATTTAAATAATGCAACAGATATTTTGAAGGTAGATATGATGATTTTTAAAACCTCTGATATGATAGATATTTTTAAAAAATGTATAGAATCTAAAAAGGATATATATTATTGTAGGGTATGTCATACTTTATTAGAGTATTATATAAAAAGTATTTGTGTTCAAAATAATATTAATGTAATTTTGGGGGGATATACAAAGGGACAGCAATATATTAAAAGTTCAGAATTATTTTGGATTTATGAAAAATCCGATTATAATATTGTTGAATTGTTTAAAAATGATAAAAAATTTAGTGAATTATCAGCTATTTTTCAGAGTCCAATAAAATATATGGCTGAAAAATTTGGAAATATTGTGCAACTTTCTCCATTTAAATATATGACATGGAATGAGAATGAAATATTAAATATTATAACAGAAGAGTTGAAATTTAAAATTCCTAAAAATAGTTGGCCTGACAAATCATCAAATTGTATGTTTAATTATGTGTCTCAATTAAAAACTATGAAACAGTTTGGTTATGCTCAGCATGAAACAGAGTTAAGTGATCTTGTAAGAGAAGGTGAGTTATCAAGACAACGTGCATTGGAAATCATAAGAACACCTATAGAAGAAGAAAATTTGAAAAAACCACTTTTAAAGTTGGGATTGTGTATAGATGATATTCTTAATTATTAG
- the argF gene encoding ornithine carbamoyltransferase — protein sequence MFNLKNRNFLTLMDFTPKEINYFLDLARDLKRAKYTGTEVQRLKGKNIALIFEKASTRTRCAFEVGAKDQGAHVTYLGPTGSHIGKKESAADTARVLGRMYDGIEYRGFGQEIVETLAEYAGVPVWNGLTDEDHPTQILADFLTIREHFNKPLSEIKFAYVGDGANNMANALMIGAVKMGMDFRIVSPKEIPTDAALVAKCKEIAAETGAKVTITDNIEEGVKGCDVLYTDVWVSMGEPDSVWESKIKLLTPYRVDMNMIKMTGNPDAKFMHCLPAFHDEETAVGKEIKEKYGLSEMEVSHELFESKYSIVFDEAENRMHTIKAVMVATLGDQ from the coding sequence ATGTTTAACTTAAAAAACAGAAACTTTTTAACACTAATGGATTTCACACCAAAGGAAATAAACTATTTCTTAGATTTAGCTAGAGATTTAAAAAGAGCTAAATATACAGGAACTGAAGTACAAAGATTGAAAGGCAAAAACATTGCTTTAATATTTGAAAAAGCTTCAACTAGAACAAGATGCGCATTTGAAGTTGGAGCAAAAGACCAAGGAGCTCATGTAACTTACTTAGGACCAACAGGAAGCCATATTGGTAAAAAAGAATCAGCTGCAGATACTGCAAGAGTTCTAGGAAGAATGTACGATGGTATAGAATACAGAGGATTTGGTCAAGAAATCGTTGAAACTTTAGCTGAATATGCTGGAGTACCAGTTTGGAACGGATTAACAGATGAAGATCACCCAACTCAAATATTAGCTGACTTCTTAACAATAAGAGAACATTTCAATAAACCATTAAGCGAAATCAAATTTGCTTATGTTGGAGATGGTGCTAATAACATGGCAAATGCTCTTATGATAGGTGCTGTTAAAATGGGAATGGACTTTAGAATAGTTTCTCCAAAAGAAATACCAACTGATGCTGCATTAGTTGCTAAATGCAAAGAAATAGCAGCTGAAACTGGCGCTAAAGTTACAATAACTGATAACATCGAAGAAGGTGTTAAAGGTTGTGACGTTTTATATACAGACGTTTGGGTATCAATGGGAGAACCAGATTCAGTATGGGAAAGCAAAATAAAATTATTAACTCCATACAGAGTTGACATGAACATGATAAAAATGACTGGAAATCCTGATGCTAAATTCATGCACTGCTTACCAGCATTCCATGATGAAGAAACAGCAGTAGGTAAAGAAATAAAAGAAAAATATGGTTTATCAGAAATGGAAGTTTCTCACGAATTATTCGAAAGCAAATACTCAATTGTATTTGATGAAGCTGAAAACAGAATGCACACTATAAAAGCTGTTATGGTTGCAACATTAGGAGATCAATAA